One Acanthopagrus latus isolate v.2019 chromosome 12, fAcaLat1.1, whole genome shotgun sequence genomic region harbors:
- the dhx29 gene encoding ATP-dependent RNA helicase dhx29 has product MGGKKKKSTAQAAAPLAPAAAGAAAAAAGRTGAAAAGNGVLVEEAKKQPGSSKQAKPGKESKSKAPKTYSLANAAQVDTGGVSDKSILKVTIQADLEKKIIKLINDFREENGDKGPISGRLTTKKLLDLYTALEKFKFKREHIEDAMKSSVLYGGDLHSALDWLCLNLKDDELPEGFSQQMQEENQRSRPRFQPPAQQKPAPASPEAPANTHRETAKATEKDEAATMKDWILRYAEQSSEDDDEEEEKEEGGKKTHNPELDEKFDPNDRYLILTAQLYDAKDMAATAKTKGDKPGQRMAQDRIRVIQQEMKQMESHPVFNPALKVVDTPQKEKKVLPVKDDKEEFSFKLFEQAEKQPPAEKVVKKNEPKDIRNFDYTARSWTGKSPKQFLIDWVRKNLPKSPAPAFHKVAAGRYWRCKVRVQRPDDVLEVCPTILTEDSMQAQHLAATLALYTLVKGQSVHQLLPPTYRDVWLEWRDSEQQKQEESRTAANKPRDQFISRLLTRLKQQQNQNHEQESTSQGQVGRGGDTDEEPEESWENLAGLDIGEGGDNLEDKSEKRGPRKEGAAALEASRELLKKLKNSSIAHKLKAEREQLPVFQHRHRVLEALQRHRVVVVAGETGSGKSTQIPQFLLEELLTGGKEAQPCNIVVTQPRRISAMSLACRVSQELGCEDGPGSKSSLCGYQIRMENQSGEWTRLLYCTTGVLLRKLQHDKHLSSLTHIIVDEVHERSVQSDFLLTILKDVVMRRSDLQLILMSATVDCQKFSSYFNRCPVISIPGRTFPVEVSHLEDIVEEIGYVLEKDSEYCQRILEDEEEVSISVTQKGGKTMQHQEMILRDPSSGWDLGPDLDHFSSRTRHVLQYMNPNKINMDLLVELIAYLDKSPQFVELDGAILVFLPGLAHIQQLYDLLSSDKRFKDKNRFRIVALHSTLSSKDQGAAFTVPPAGVRKIVLSTNIAETGVTIPDVVFVIDTGKTKENKYHESSQMSSLVETFVSKASALQRQGRAGRVRNGFCFRLYPKFRFDSFMDYSIPEILRVPLEELCLHIMKCQYGSPEDFLSRALDPPQPQSVSNAVNLLRKIGACHPNNHLLTPLGLHLASLPVNVKIGKMLIYGAILGCLDPIATIAAAITEKSPFSTPMNRKEEANLAKSALALANSDHLTIYNAYIGWKNSRTEGQRAEMSYCRQHFLNRTALLTIEDVKHELMRMMEQAGFWSPRSKHQAATLSKQQISILNAVLTAGLYDSVARVLCTPSVDVLERVACTVETPQGKAQVHPSSVNRNLQTHGWLLYQEKVKYSKIYLRDTTLISPFPMMLFGGEIDIQHRERLITLDGWIHFQAPVRIGVIFKHLRKLMDSLLEKKLENPRMSLEGERTIQLILDLIKSEHGH; this is encoded by the exons ATGggtggaaagaagaagaaatcgaCGGCGCAAGCGGCCGCTCCGTTGGCCCCGGCGGCGGCtggagcagcggcagcagcagcgggcaggactggtgctgctgcagcgggGAACGGCGTGCTGGTGGAGGAGGCGAAGAAACAACCAGGCAGCAGCAAACAGGCTAAACCAGGCAAAGAGAGCAAATCAAAAG ctCCGAAGACCTACAGTCTTGCCAACGCGGCCCAGGTTGACACTGGTGGAGTCTCGGACAAGTCGATTCTTAAA GTTACCATCCAGGCTGACCTGGAGAAGAAGATCATCAAGCTGATCAACGACTTCAGAGAGGAGAATGGAGACAAAGGGCCCATATCTGGCAGACTTACGACCAAGAAGTTGCTG GACCTGTACACAGCTCTGGAGAAGTTTAAGTTTAAGAGAGAGCACATTGAGGATGCGATGAAGAGCAGCGTGCTGTATGGAGGGGATCTCCACTCGGCTCTCGACTGGCTCTGCCTCAACCTTAAAGATG ATGAGCTGCCAGAAGGTTTTAGCCAGCAGATGCAGGAGGAAAACCAGAGGAGCAGGCCCAGGTTCCAGCCTCCTGCTCAGCAGAAACCCGCTCCAGCAAGCCCCGAAGCGCCCGCCAACACCCACAGAGAGACCGCCaag GCAACAGAAAAGGATGAAGCTGCTACCATGAAGGATTGGATCTTAAGGtatgcagagcagagcagtgaagatgatgatgaggaggaggagaaagaggaaggagggaagaaaacacacaatcctGAACTGGATGAAAAGTTTGATCCA AACGACAGGTATTTGATCCTCACCGCTCAGCTGTATGACGCAAAAGATatggcagccactgccaagACAAAAGGAGACAAGCCGGGCCAGAGGATGGCACAGGACAGGATACGCGTCATACAGCAAG AAATGAAGCAAATGGAGTCCCACCCGGTCTTCAACCCAGCTTTAAAAGTGGTCGACACGCctcaaaaggaaaagaaagtgcTTCCTGTCAAGGACGACAAAGAAGAATTCAGCTTCAAGTTATTCGAACAAGCAGAAAAGCAGCCGCCTGCAGAGAAAG TTGTGAAAAAGAATGAGCCAAAGGACATTCGCAATTTCGACTACACTGCTCGCAGCTGGACGGGAAAGTCCCCCAAACAGTTCCTCATCGACTGGGTCCGGAAGAACCTGCCCAAGAGTCCAGCACCGGCTTTTCACAAGGTCGCAGCTGGTCGATACTGGAGATGCAA GGTGCGTGTTCAGAGGCCAGACGACGTTCTTGAAGTTTGTCCGACGATCCTGACTGAGGACAGCATGCAGGCCCAACATCTGGCAGCCACGCTGGCCCTCTACACCCTGGTTAAAGGACAG TCAGTGCACCAGCTCCTTCCTCCGACCTACAGAGACGTGTGGCTGGAGTGGAGAGACAGcgagcagcagaaacaggaggagagccGCACTGCTGCCAACAAACCTCGAGACCAGTTCATCTCGCGGCTTCTGACCAgactcaaacagcagcagaaccagaaccatgAGCAGGAATCTACATCTCAAGGCCAAGTGGGGCGGGGCGGGGATACGGATGAAGAGCCCGAAGAGTCCTGGGAGAACCTCGCTGGACTTGATAttggggagggaggagacaaTCTGGAGGACAAGAGTGAGAAAAGAGGCCCAAGGAAGGAAGGGGCAGCAGCACTTGAGGCATCCAGAGAGCTCTTAAAGAAGCTGAAGAACTCCTCTATTGCCCACAAACTAAAG GCAGAGCGAGAGCAGCTTCCTGTGTTCCAACACCGGCATCGTGTCCTGGAGGCTCTACAGCGGCACcgcgtggtggtggtggccgGTGAGACGGGAAGCGGAAAGAGTACTCAGATTCCTCAGTtcctcctggaggagctgttAACAGGAGGTAAGGAGGCTCAGCCCTGCAACATCGTGGTGACGCAGCCCCGCAGGATATCCGCCATGAGCCTGGCCTGCAGGGTCAGCCAGGAGCTCGGCTGCGAGGATGGACCGGGGTCGAag TCGTCGCTGTGTGGGTACCAGATCCGGATGGAGAATCAGTCTGGGGAGTGGACCCGCCTGCTCTACTGTACGACCGGAGTTCTGCTTCGGAAACTACAGCACGACAAACACCTCAGCTCCCTGACGCACATCATCGTAGACGAG GTCCATGAGCGCAGCGTCCAGTCGGACTTCCTGTTAACCATCCTGAAAGATGTTGTTATGAGGCGATCGGACCTGCAGCTGATCCTCATGAGCGCCACAGTGGACTGTCAGAAGTTCTCCAGCTACTTCAACCGCTGCCCTGTGATCAGCATACCTGGCAGGACTTTCCCAGTGGAG GTGTCCCACTTGGAAGACATTGTGGAAGAGATCGGCTACGTCCTGGAGAAGGACTCGGAGTACTGCCAGCGAATTCTTGAAGACGAAGAGGAAGTGAGCATCTCTGTCACTCAAAAAGGTGGCAAGACTATGCAACACCAG GAGATGATATTGAGGGACCCCTCTTCCGGCTGGGACCTGGGTCCAGATCTGGACCACTTCAGCAGCAGGACTCGGCACGTGCTGCAGTACATGAACCCTAATAAGATCAACATGGACTTACTGGTTGAGCTCATCGCCTACCTAG ATAAATCCCCACAGTTCGTGGAATTGGATGGAGCCATCCTCGTGTTCCTCCCAGGCCTGGCTCACATCCAGCAGCTGTACGACCTGCTCTCCTCAGACAAGAGgttcaaagacaaaaacag GTTCAGGATTGTCGCTCTGCACTCGACTCTTTCGTCAAAGGACCAGGGTGCTGCTTTCAcagtgccacctgctggagtTAGAAAG ATTGTCTTGTCCACTAACATCGCTGAGACAGGTGTGACTATCCCTGACGTCGTGTTTGTCATCGACACTGGAAAGACCAAAGAAAATAA GTACCATGAGAGCAGCCAGATGAGTTCTCTGGTGGAAACTTTTGTTTCCAAAGCCAGCGCCCTCCAGAGGCAGGGGAGAGCAGGACGTGTCCGAAATGGCTTCTGCTTCAGACTCTACCCAAAGTTCAG GTTTGACTCCTTCATGGATTACTCCATTCCAGAGATACTTCGAGTCCCACTGGAGGAGCTTTGCCTTCATATCATG AAATGCCAGTACGGCTCCCCGGAGGACTTCCTCAGCCGGGCGCTGGATCCTCCGCAGCCCCAGTCTGTCAGTAACGCCGTCAACCTGCTGAGGAAGATCGGTGCGTGTCACCCCAACAATCACCTCCTCACCCCTCTGGGACTCCACCTGGCCAGTTTGCCCGTCAATGTGAAGATTGGCAAGATGCTCATCTATGGAGCTATCCTCGGCTGCCTGGACCCCATC GCGACCATCGCAGCAGCCATCACGGAGAAGTCTCCCTTCTCCACACCGATGAACAGGAAGGAGGAAGCCAATCTGGCCAAATCAGCCCTGGCACTGGCCAACTCGGATCACCTGACGATATACAATGCATATATAGG GTGGAAGAACTCACGGACTGAGGGGCAGAGAGCAGAAATGTCCTACTGTAGGCAACACTTCCTCAATCGCACGGCTCTCCTGACAATAGAG GATGTGAAGCACGAGCTGATGAGGATGATGGAGCAGGCAGGTTTCTGGTCGCCGCGCTCCAAGCATCAGGCGGCCACGCTGTCCAAGCAGCAGATCTCGATCCTGAACGCGGTGCTGACCGCGGGGCTCTACGACAGCGTGGCCCGGGTCTTGTGCACCCCCTCTGTGGACGTGCTGGAGCGAGTGGCCTGCACGGTGGAGACGCCCCAAGGCAAGGCTCAGGTCCACCCCTCGTCTGTTAACCGCAACCTGCAGACACACGGCTGGCTGCTGTACCAGGAGAAG GTGAAGTACAGTAAGATCTACCTACGAGACACGACTCTGATATCTCCCTTCCCCATGATGCTTTTCGGAGGTGAGATTGATATTCAGCACAGGGAGAGGCTCATCACTCTGGACGGATGGATCCACttccag GCGCCTGTTCGGATTGGTGTGATCTTCAAGCACCTCAGGAAGCTAATGGACTCTCTGCTCGAAAAGAAGCTGGAGAACCCAAGGATGAGTCTGGAAG